One Rattus norvegicus strain BN/NHsdMcwi chromosome 18, GRCr8, whole genome shotgun sequence DNA segment encodes these proteins:
- the Siglec15 gene encoding sialic acid-binding Ig-like lectin 15 precursor translates to MEGFLQLLACLACVLQMGSPVKTRRDALGNALNTEELSAPSQRWSMQVPAEVSAEVGDMAVLPCTFTHPHRHYDGPLTAIWRAGEPYAGPQVFRCTAAPGSELCQTALSLHGRFRLLGNPRRNDLSLRVERLALADSRRYFCRVEFTGDAHDRYESRHGVRLHVTAAPRIVNISVLPGTSHAFRALCTAEGEPPPTLAWSGPALGNSSAAMQGQGRGYQVTAELPALTRDGRYTCTAANSLGRAEASVYLFRFHGAPAASTLALLLGALGLKALLLLGLLGARATRRRGDHLAAQDTPPRSQAQESNYENLSQMNPPGYQLPRVCCEELLNHHHPVIHHEK, encoded by the exons GATCACCTGTAAAAACTCGAAGAGACGCTTTGGGAAATGCTCTCAACACAGAGGAGCTCA GTGCCCCATCGCAGCGCTGGTCCATGCAGGTGCCCGCGGAGGTGAGCGCGGAGGTTGGCGACATGGCGGTGCTGCCCTGCACCTTCACGCACCCTCACCGCCACTACGACGGGCCGCTGACCGCCATCTGGCGCGCGGGCGAGCCGTACGCGGGCCCTCAAGTGTTCCGCTGCACCGCGGCGCCGGGCAGCGAGCTGTGCCAGACGGCGCTGAGCCTGCACGGCCGCTTCCGCCTGCTGGGCAACCCGCGCCGCAACGACTTGTCCCTGCGCGTCGAGCGCCTCGCCCTGGCGGACAGCAGACGCTACTTCTGCCGTGTGGAGTTCACCGGCGACGCCCACGATCGCTATGAGAGTCGCCATGGGGTCCGGCTGCACGTGACTG CTGCGCCCCGGATCGTCAACATCTCAGTGCTGCCTGGCACCTCGCATGCCTTCCGCGCGCTCTGCACGGCCGAGGGGGAGCCGCCGCCTACCCTAGCCTGGTCCGGCCCCGCCCTGGGCAACAGCTCGGCTGCCATGCAAGGCCAAGGTCGCGGCTACCAGGTGACCGCCGAATTGCCCGCGCTGACCCGCGATGGCCGCTACACGTGCACGGCAGCCAATAGCCTTGGTCGCGCCGAGGCCAGCGTCTACCTGTTCCGCTTCCACGGCGCCCCCGCAGCCTCGACCCTGGCGCTCCTGCTGGGCGCTCTGGGCCTCAAGGCGTTGCTGCTGCTTGGCCTTCTGGGTGCTCGTGCCACACGCCGCCGAGGAG ATCACCTGGCTGCCCAGGACACCCCTCCACG GTCTCAGGCTCAGGAGTCCAATTACGAAAATTTAAGCCAGATGAATCCCCCAGGCTACCAGCTGCCACGAGTTTGCTGTGAGGAACTCCTTAACCACCATCATCCAGTCATTCACCATGAAAAATAA